One part of the Mycolicibacterium aromaticivorans JS19b1 = JCM 16368 genome encodes these proteins:
- a CDS encoding cold-shock protein, with protein MAQGTVKWFNGEKGFGFIAPDSGEQDLFVHYSEIQGNGYKSLEENQRVQFEVGQGPKGPQATRVSAV; from the coding sequence ATGGCACAGGGAACTGTGAAATGGTTCAACGGCGAAAAGGGCTTCGGCTTCATCGCTCCTGACAGTGGCGAGCAGGATCTGTTCGTGCACTACTCGGAAATCCAGGGCAACGGCTACAAGTCGCTCGAGGAGAACCAGCGAGTCCAGTTCGAGGTCGGACAGGGACCCAAGGGCCCCCAAGCGACGCGGGTTTCCGCGGTCTGA
- a CDS encoding TetR/AcrR family transcriptional regulator has product MTTQQEAALSHKERLFRAGAKLFYENGFHGTTIDAVLAEAGVPKGSFYHHFGSKDAFGQAVLSRYMGFQGELVATWAARTDLSTADIVTGYYRDMSQVFIKSGFQTACLTGKFSTEVAATSDVFRPQLAGQIDGWKARLSALFTAGQKRGDVRQDRAAEDLADVVLALIQGSFVLTLSTRDEHTLEAVCDAIRQLIEPPN; this is encoded by the coding sequence ATGACGACGCAGCAGGAAGCGGCGCTCTCGCACAAGGAGCGGCTGTTTCGCGCTGGCGCGAAGTTGTTCTATGAAAACGGCTTTCACGGGACCACGATCGACGCAGTCCTTGCCGAGGCCGGCGTGCCGAAAGGCTCGTTCTATCACCACTTCGGCTCCAAAGACGCATTCGGTCAGGCGGTCTTGAGCCGATATATGGGGTTCCAGGGGGAACTGGTCGCCACCTGGGCCGCCAGAACCGACCTGTCGACCGCCGACATAGTGACCGGCTACTACCGGGACATGTCCCAGGTCTTCATCAAGTCAGGTTTCCAGACGGCCTGCCTGACCGGAAAATTCTCCACCGAGGTGGCCGCCACCTCCGACGTCTTCCGGCCACAACTAGCCGGACAAATCGATGGGTGGAAGGCGCGGCTCTCAGCGCTGTTCACGGCGGGACAGAAGCGCGGCGACGTTCGCCAGGACCGCGCGGCCGAAGATCTCGCTGATGTGGTGCTCGCACTCATTCAGGGTTCGTTCGTGTTGACCTTGTCCACCCGCGACGAGCACACGCTCGAGGCGGTGTGTGACGCGATTCGGCAGCTGATCGAACCCCCGAACTGA